A stretch of DNA from Deinococcus aerius:
CGCGCTGGGCGCCCTGGACAACCCGGGGGACGCCCGCGCCCGCGAGTACGTGCTGGAGGAGATTCCCCTGGTGCGCGAGAACTTCCACTGGGTCGCCGGGGACACCTTCGACACCTTCGCCCGCCGCTGCGTCTGGAGCGCGGAGCGGGCGAGCGAGCGGGCGAGTGAGCCGGGTCAGCCGGTTCGGGAGACGGCGTGACCGCCCGTTCCACCTCCCTCGCCGATATTGGCCGCCCGATTGCCGAGCGCACCGTCATCGGCAACGGCAGTCCCATCGGTCTGCTCGGCTCCAGCACCGCCTACAAGCAGGTCTGGGCGCGCGACTCCATGATCTGCTCTCTGGGTCTGATGCTCTGCGCGGACCCCGAGGGACCCGAGATCGCCCGGCGGTCCATCCGCACCCTCGCCGCCTACCAGTCGCGGCTGGGCAACATTCCCCACAACGTCGGCTTCACCGGCATTCCCGACCCGGCACTCATCGCTCACGGCGGGGCACTGCACGTGGGCGAGGACGCGCCAAAGGTCGTGGTAGATACGGCCCACGCGGGCTGCATCGACAACAGCCTGTGGTTCATCCTGGGCAACGACTACGTCCACCGCACGGACGGGGACACCGGGCGCCTGCGCCAGATGTGGCCCCACCTGCGCCGCGCCTACACCTGGCTGGAATACCAGGACAGCAACGAGTGCGGCCTGCTGGAGGTCCACGAGGCGATGGACTGGGCCGACCTCTTCGCCAACCGCTACAACAGCCTGTGGCCCAACGCCCTGTGGTTCGCCGCGCAGCGCTCCATGGCGGCGATGAGCGAGGCCCTGGGGGAGGATGGCAGCCCTTACCGGGCGCGGGCCGAGGACATCCGCTTCAAGCTCAACACGCTGCTGTGGCTCGGCCCGGAGGTCGAAAAGGATATGACCTGGGTGGAGAACCACCGCAAGGAGTGGCTCTACCCCATCCGCCTGACGACCACCGTGCTGCAGGAGCGCCCCTACTACCTGCCCTACATGGCCTTCCGCGACTACGAGGACCGCTTCGACACCTTCGGGAACCTCGTCGCCATCCTGTTCGGGCTGGCGAGTGAGGCGCAGGCGAACAAGATTCTCGACTACATCGAGTCCGCCGGGGTGAACGAGCCGTGGCCGGTGAAAGCGATCTACCCGCCCGTGCAGCCCGGGGACAAGGACTGGCGGGAGTATTACCGCCTGCGGAACCTGAACCTGCCCGACCAGTACCACAACGGCGGCATCTGGCCCATGATCGGCGGGTTCTACGTGGCGGCCCTGGTCAAAGCCGGACGCCTGGACGAGGCGGCGCGGCAACTGGGGCGCCTGGCCGAGATGAACCGTCTCTCCCGCACGCCGGGCCTGGAATGGGACTTCAACGAGTGGCACCACGGGCGCAGCGGGCGGCCCAGCGGCTTCCGCGGCCAGAGCTGGTCGGCAGCGATGTTCATCTACGCGCACGAATGTGTTCAGCAGGGCTTCTGCCCGGTCTT
This window harbors:
- a CDS encoding amylo-alpha-1,6-glucosidase gives rise to the protein MTARSTSLADIGRPIAERTVIGNGSPIGLLGSSTAYKQVWARDSMICSLGLMLCADPEGPEIARRSIRTLAAYQSRLGNIPHNVGFTGIPDPALIAHGGALHVGEDAPKVVVDTAHAGCIDNSLWFILGNDYVHRTDGDTGRLRQMWPHLRRAYTWLEYQDSNECGLLEVHEAMDWADLFANRYNSLWPNALWFAAQRSMAAMSEALGEDGSPYRARAEDIRFKLNTLLWLGPEVEKDMTWVENHRKEWLYPIRLTTTVLQERPYYLPYMAFRDYEDRFDTFGNLVAILFGLASEAQANKILDYIESAGVNEPWPVKAIYPPVQPGDKDWREYYRLRNLNLPDQYHNGGIWPMIGGFYVAALVKAGRLDEAARQLGRLAEMNRLSRTPGLEWDFNEWHHGRSGRPSGFRGQSWSAAMFIYAHECVQQGFCPVFNAGEGW